In Plasmodium vinckei vinckei genome assembly, chromosome: PVVCY_13, a single genomic region encodes these proteins:
- a CDS encoding glideosome associated protein with multiple membrane spans 1, putative — MFFTYVVRPGEAPEGRGPQFEPFWDFFMNFNLRVGFLIQFISYTLLVCSITLLGKNPLGILNFLRALPGTVGNAPMPLVFLSIGGFLLGTLLIMSFLQLTEDDSSIKQSRGYRAGTKFLLQATSMGTVSWSLSLICLMASSYYFDDPWMEEKIGAGSSWILYFSSRLIDAFCLFLYGSGCFFLEVYHSEGAGEAWGWLCGMCFIATSFVEVLALTLYNSAMFESLDWFYCVFLGVSLIASSIWGILFEPISHRYDVKLTQSAMRNEYYKSRNAMAYYGPAVVTANGELDIEASTENATTCK; from the exons atgttttttactTATGTTGTTCGTCCTGGTGAAGCCCCCGAAGGCCGAGGGCCACAATTTGAGCCATTTTGggatttttttatgaattttaatttacGTGTTGGATTTTTAATCCAATTTATTTCGTATACTTTACTAGTTTGTTCCATAACACTTTTAGGAAAAAACCCATTAGGCAttttaaactttttaagAGCACTACCAGGAACTGTTGGAAATGCACCAATGCCTTTAGTGTTTTTGAGCATAGGAGGGTTTTTATTAGGAACTCTTCTCATTATGTCCTTCTTACAATTGACCGAAGATGATAGCAG TATTAAACAATCAAGAGGTTACAGAGCAGGAACCAAGTTTTTATTGCAAGCAACATCTATGG GAACCGTATCATGGAGTTTGTCTTTAATATGCTTAATGGCATCTTCATACTATTTTGATGACCCCTGGATGGAAGAGAAGATTGGTGCCGGTTCTTCATggattttatatttcagTTCAAGATTGATTGAtgcattttgtttatttttatatggatCTGGATGTTTCTTTTTGGAAGTATATCACTCTGAAGGAGCAGGAGAAGCTTGGGGATGGTTATGTGGAATGTGTTTTATAGCAACTTCTTTTGTTGAAGTATTAGCTTtaacattatataattctgCAATGTTTGAGTCTTTAGATTGGTTTTATTGTGTATTTTTGGGTGTAAGTCTTATAGCTAGCTCAATATGGGGAATTTTATTTGAGCCAATAAGTCACAGATATGATGTAAAATTAACACAAAGTGCAATGAGAAATGAATATTACAAATCAAGAAATGCTATGGCATATTATGGTCCAGCTGTTGTAACAGCAAATGGAGAACTAGACATTGAAGCATCAACTGAAAATGCAACAACctgtaaataa